Proteins encoded within one genomic window of Enterococcus haemoperoxidus ATCC BAA-382:
- a CDS encoding MFS transporter encodes MEIENRVIWNKNFGYIIMGQTLSVLANSVMKFALSLYILDLTKSAALFGTLLAVSIIPTIIFSPIGGVLADNFNKKNMMVIMDGLYACIAILVYLAVVSRANIAVVAMCLLLMSVVSAFETPIVQSSMPLLFKEDNLLKANSVVNQIQLFANFVGPILAGFLYSLVKIEWIFIICFILFFGAACIECFIKIPILIVKFENGAIATVIKDLKESWMFIRKEEPAIIKIIILLGAISFFISGLLFVGIPYIIRIVLGLNSQYLGINQGLISLAGIGGAIMVGVFSKKLNMKNSYLIVGLSSLLVLLMGVIFMINMPDTVTFVLFTLTIMLLQALFTLFSIFVVSNIQANTPVQLVGKVMSYVTTLSLCAQPLSQAVYGLLFDIFSNSVYILFLFTGFVMLLVSYFSKNSFENFNQ; translated from the coding sequence ATGGAAATTGAAAATCGTGTGATTTGGAATAAGAACTTTGGATATATCATAATGGGGCAAACCCTTTCTGTTTTAGCAAATTCTGTTATGAAATTTGCTCTGTCGCTCTATATATTAGATTTAACAAAATCAGCTGCTTTATTTGGTACACTTTTAGCTGTCTCAATCATTCCAACAATTATCTTTTCACCAATAGGCGGTGTCTTGGCGGATAATTTCAATAAGAAAAATATGATGGTCATCATGGATGGTCTGTACGCTTGTATTGCTATTTTGGTTTATTTGGCTGTTGTTTCAAGAGCAAACATAGCTGTTGTAGCAATGTGTCTATTATTGATGTCAGTCGTTTCGGCATTTGAAACACCCATTGTTCAATCTAGTATGCCATTACTATTCAAAGAAGATAATTTATTAAAAGCAAACTCAGTGGTTAATCAAATCCAGCTGTTTGCAAATTTTGTTGGACCTATTCTTGCAGGATTTCTATATAGCCTAGTGAAAATCGAATGGATTTTTATTATTTGTTTTATTTTATTTTTTGGTGCTGCCTGCATTGAGTGTTTTATTAAAATACCGATTTTAATAGTTAAATTTGAAAATGGAGCAATCGCAACTGTTATCAAAGACTTGAAAGAAAGCTGGATGTTCATTAGAAAAGAAGAGCCAGCTATAATAAAAATAATCATTCTTTTAGGTGCGATCAGTTTCTTTATCTCAGGTTTGTTATTTGTTGGTATTCCTTATATTATTAGGATCGTTTTAGGTCTTAACAGCCAGTATTTAGGAATCAATCAAGGGTTGATTTCTTTGGCAGGAATCGGAGGCGCTATTATGGTCGGGGTATTTTCAAAAAAACTGAATATGAAAAATAGCTATTTGATTGTTGGATTATCTAGTCTTTTGGTTCTGCTTATGGGCGTTATTTTTATGATCAACATGCCTGATACAGTAACTTTTGTTTTGTTTACTCTGACGATCATGTTGCTACAAGCCTTGTTTACGCTTTTTTCAATTTTCGTGGTTTCAAATATCCAAGCGAATACACCTGTTCAATTAGTTGGAAAAGTAATGTCTTATGTAACAACGTTAAGCTTATGTGCACAGCCGCTCTCTCAAGCTGTATATGGACTTTTATTCGATATTTTTTCGAATTCAGTTTATATTTTGTTTTTATTTACAGGATTCGTTATGCTACTAGTGAGTTATTTTTCGAAGAATTCGTTTGAAAATTTTAATCAGTAA
- a CDS encoding ABC transporter permease, whose product MTKLLKNELKKINLKNQIISLIVMNIVVLLLSIFTASLLADPTSEANSAGIAVQLGTSELALLITRAILIVWQAILIVQIIIEEYKTKTITVLFTYPYGKKQLILTKFLLIFLLTVAFAVFSILFQEVSIYLLSQRLTFVTFVQESIWSLIIVLLSNSCLGFLPLFIGMKNVSVIATVVSSLVIVVIGSNSQATPAGLLGIPIVSLFLGAVSVILMIVTYRSMLVKEI is encoded by the coding sequence ATGACGAAGCTATTGAAAAATGAATTAAAAAAAATCAATTTAAAAAACCAGATCATTTCACTAATTGTGATGAATATCGTTGTGTTGTTGTTATCTATTTTCACAGCAAGTCTATTAGCCGACCCAACAAGTGAAGCCAATTCGGCAGGTATAGCAGTTCAACTAGGGACTTCCGAGTTAGCCTTACTGATTACACGAGCTATTTTAATTGTGTGGCAAGCGATTTTAATTGTTCAAATCATCATTGAAGAATACAAAACCAAAACGATCACAGTTTTGTTTACTTATCCATACGGGAAAAAGCAGCTGATTCTAACTAAATTTTTACTTATTTTTCTGTTAACTGTAGCATTTGCGGTATTCTCAATACTATTTCAGGAAGTTAGCATTTATTTATTGAGCCAACGACTTACATTCGTTACATTTGTTCAAGAAAGTATATGGTCTTTGATCATCGTACTTCTTTCAAACAGTTGTCTGGGTTTTTTACCTTTATTTATTGGGATGAAGAATGTTTCAGTTATTGCAACAGTTGTTTCATCATTAGTTATTGTAGTAATCGGCTCTAATTCACAAGCCACACCTGCAGGACTATTAGGAATTCCTATCGTTTCATTATTTTTAGGTGCAGTCAGTGTGATCTTGATGATCGTGACTTACCGTTCAATGTTAGTCAAAGAAATTTAA
- a CDS encoding ABC transporter ATP-binding protein: MLEIKNLRKAFGEQLVLDNVSLSLKKGMIYGLLGANGAGKTTIIKAIFDLVKPQSGEIYLFNKKMPQSVEQYKKVGSIIETPVFYENMTVEENLLLHCDYMGEQFKNNIDKVLQDVGLFNEKEKRIDQLSLGMKQRLGLGRALLNEPELLILDEPINGLDPEGIIDFRKLILSINQTYGTTVLISSHILIEVFKIADMIGIVSKGKLIKEISKNRLEELEMDIEEYYLSLVKEKVSV, encoded by the coding sequence GTGTTAGAAATTAAAAATTTGAGGAAAGCATTTGGAGAGCAGCTTGTTTTAGACAACGTATCTCTTTCATTGAAAAAAGGGATGATTTATGGATTATTAGGTGCTAATGGCGCTGGAAAGACGACAATCATCAAAGCCATTTTTGATCTTGTAAAACCTCAAAGTGGAGAAATATATCTTTTCAATAAAAAAATGCCCCAGTCTGTAGAACAATACAAAAAAGTAGGTAGTATTATTGAAACGCCTGTTTTCTACGAAAATATGACTGTGGAAGAAAATTTACTCCTTCATTGCGATTATATGGGCGAACAATTTAAAAATAATATAGACAAAGTACTACAAGATGTCGGATTGTTCAATGAGAAAGAAAAAAGGATAGATCAACTATCATTAGGCATGAAGCAACGATTAGGTCTGGGCAGAGCGCTTTTGAACGAGCCTGAATTATTAATCTTGGACGAGCCGATAAATGGGCTAGACCCGGAAGGTATTATTGATTTTAGAAAGTTGATTTTATCGATTAATCAAACATATGGTACGACAGTCTTGATTTCTAGTCATATTCTGATTGAAGTATTCAAAATAGCTGATATGATAGGTATCGTTTCTAAAGGGAAACTGATCAAAGAAATTAGTAAAAATAGGCTAGAAGAGCTGGAGATGGATATTGAAGAGTACTACCTATCCTTAGTTAAAGAAAAGGTGAGTGTATGA
- a CDS encoding TetR/AcrR family transcriptional regulator yields the protein MKTGTKGFSEEKRAELRNTLCMECEKSWGTNGYKKTNIAELTSKASISTGAFYLLYGTKEDLFVDTLDRVQNRLKTNWRNILNSNPSKKGFVEAMKFLFREYKNSPFLYDFSNPDFLAFIGKLPPDLITELKTDNWKFFEEALHIANLDLKVSEKKAFEIINTLLSIIIIRDRVTDDFESIFEFILDSTIDNVIE from the coding sequence ATGAAGACAGGCACTAAGGGATTTTCGGAAGAAAAAAGAGCAGAATTAAGAAATACTCTATGTATGGAATGCGAAAAAAGCTGGGGAACTAACGGCTATAAGAAAACCAATATTGCTGAATTAACGTCCAAAGCTTCTATTTCTACTGGTGCATTTTACTTATTATATGGAACAAAAGAAGATTTATTTGTTGATACATTAGACAGAGTACAAAATCGTTTGAAAACCAATTGGCGTAATATCTTAAATTCAAACCCTTCTAAAAAAGGTTTTGTCGAAGCCATGAAATTTTTATTCAGAGAATACAAAAATTCGCCTTTTCTTTACGATTTCTCAAATCCTGATTTTTTAGCCTTCATTGGTAAATTACCGCCAGATCTCATTACTGAGCTTAAAACGGACAACTGGAAGTTTTTTGAAGAAGCCTTACACATTGCTAATTTAGACCTTAAAGTAAGTGAAAAAAAAGCCTTTGAAATTATCAATACTTTATTAAGTATCATTATTATTCGTGATAGAGTAACAGATGACTTTGAAAGTATTTTTGAATTTATTTTAGACTCTACCATTGATAATGTGATTGAATAA
- a CDS encoding family 1 glycosylhydrolase — MNKNEFLWGGSIAAHQCEGAWNQDGKGVAIMDLVTQGTYETPREICQTIEPGKYYPSHDGIDFYHRYKEDIALFAEMGFKALRISIDWSRIYPKGDEQEPNQLGIQFYQNVVSELLKNNIEPIVTLYHFEMPVHLVREYGSWTNPKVIDFYLNYCQTMFEALKGKVRYWVTFNEMNHIDPQTEASDIFTYIIAGLKYTEMENKKQTLATISYNMTLASVKAVKLARTIDPTNQVGCVFGLTPAYPLNCDPQNVMNSLKETDREFYQIDAMCMGKFPEYKLKEYQAQGIDLTVSKADQLAFKEGKLDFIGLNYYSSSVAHYEGDDNNEETLFGGVQNPYLEQSKWGWAIDPTGLRYLLNYVYRRYGLPIIITENGLGALDQLEEDGSIQDDYRIEYVQKHLDQMEKAIVEDYVECFGYLMWGPIDLVSATTGEMKKRYGFIYVDKNDDQTGTLERKKKKSFDWYQEIIQNNPTFKA; from the coding sequence ATGAATAAAAATGAATTTTTATGGGGTGGAAGTATTGCTGCTCACCAATGCGAAGGCGCTTGGAATCAAGATGGCAAAGGTGTAGCAATTATGGATCTTGTCACGCAAGGTACGTATGAAACGCCACGTGAAATCTGCCAAACGATTGAACCTGGGAAATATTATCCTTCTCATGACGGTATCGATTTTTATCATAGATACAAAGAAGATATTGCATTGTTTGCCGAAATGGGCTTCAAAGCACTACGAATTTCAATTGATTGGTCGAGGATTTACCCTAAGGGAGATGAACAAGAGCCAAATCAATTAGGGATCCAGTTTTACCAAAATGTTGTTAGTGAGCTATTGAAAAATAATATCGAACCGATCGTTACATTGTATCATTTTGAAATGCCAGTTCATTTGGTCAGAGAATACGGCTCATGGACGAATCCAAAGGTGATCGATTTTTATTTAAATTATTGTCAAACAATGTTTGAAGCCTTAAAAGGAAAAGTCCGTTATTGGGTGACCTTTAACGAAATGAATCACATCGACCCTCAGACAGAAGCTTCAGATATTTTTACTTATATTATTGCAGGGTTGAAGTATACGGAAATGGAAAATAAAAAGCAAACACTGGCAACCATTAGCTATAATATGACGTTAGCAAGTGTGAAGGCTGTTAAATTAGCGCGTACGATCGATCCTACCAATCAAGTTGGTTGTGTATTCGGATTGACACCGGCCTATCCTTTAAATTGTGATCCGCAAAATGTCATGAATTCATTGAAAGAAACTGATCGCGAATTTTATCAGATCGATGCGATGTGTATGGGGAAATTCCCAGAATATAAACTGAAAGAATATCAAGCACAAGGGATCGATTTAACTGTTTCTAAAGCAGATCAACTAGCTTTTAAAGAAGGAAAATTAGATTTTATCGGTTTGAACTATTATTCTTCCAGTGTGGCCCATTATGAAGGGGATGACAACAACGAAGAAACCTTATTCGGTGGTGTCCAAAATCCTTATTTAGAGCAAAGTAAGTGGGGCTGGGCGATCGATCCAACAGGGTTAAGGTATCTATTGAATTATGTGTACAGACGTTACGGGTTGCCAATCATTATTACTGAGAATGGTTTGGGCGCACTTGATCAGTTGGAGGAAGATGGCTCTATTCAAGATGACTACAGGATCGAATATGTACAAAAACATTTGGATCAAATGGAAAAAGCAATCGTTGAAGATTATGTTGAGTGTTTTGGATATCTAATGTGGGGACCTATTGATTTAGTTAGCGCAACGACTGGCGAAATGAAAAAACGCTATGGTTTTATCTATGTAGATAAAAATGATGATCAGACAGGAACCTTGGAAAGGAAAAAGAAAAAATCCTTTGATTGGTATCAAGAAATCATTCAAAATAACCCCACATTTAAAGCCTGA
- a CDS encoding beta-glucoside-specific PTS transporter subunit IIABC, which translates to MKYQSFNEEIIRLVGGKENIQAVVHCMTRLRFTLKDREKANTEELKALDGVIDVVSNNVAYQVIIGTHVSEVHAELISMLGLTPNVGEENEVKEKKNPFKAAMDLLSETMTPVIEPIIASGLLAGFLSLFSITGLISADSPTYQLLDSIRSAVFFFLPIFIAMSCAKRLKASPYLAVALAATLVSSSINDVAGLSIFGIQLPQMVYANSFIPIILAVWFMGQLTVLLKKYVPKFLQYFLNPLLIMVICLPVTLLIFGPIGIWIGDGIGWFFEVLHNTFGSWIVVMLYAAFQPFLIMLGAGNFMMPLALNFVNKMGYDPIFLAAATISDLAVSGAMLGYFLRAKDSKQKQLFGTVSFSALMGVTEPAIYGAFIKFRRPFIAVMIGGGLGGLFAGLMNVKTYSIVWGLMGLPSYADNQDFSNLVFMIISVVIGFVTAAVAAYILGIPQEEKSVQAKEAPKEEVLEKTIEFKKVPLSSAVEGKVVPLAEINDQAFSTGALGKGLGIIPTDNKVLAPVSGEVSAVFPTKHAIGIKTEEGVEVLIHIGIDTVELDGKHFDTIVEQGAIIEKGQLLSTVDFAGIQKDGYDPTVIVVVTNTMDYLDVIPVAQENLFTTDECLTVIL; encoded by the coding sequence ATGAAATATCAATCATTTAATGAGGAAATCATCCGTCTAGTAGGCGGAAAAGAAAATATCCAAGCAGTGGTACATTGTATGACTCGCTTACGTTTTACCTTAAAGGACCGTGAAAAAGCGAACACAGAAGAATTGAAAGCACTTGATGGTGTAATCGATGTTGTTTCTAATAATGTGGCGTATCAAGTTATTATTGGTACGCATGTTAGTGAAGTTCACGCTGAATTGATTAGTATGCTAGGATTAACACCCAACGTAGGTGAGGAAAACGAAGTCAAAGAGAAAAAAAATCCATTCAAAGCTGCAATGGATCTACTTTCTGAAACAATGACACCAGTGATCGAGCCAATCATTGCCTCTGGATTGTTAGCTGGATTTTTATCCTTATTCTCAATCACAGGACTGATTTCTGCTGATAGTCCAACGTATCAATTATTAGATTCGATCCGTTCAGCTGTATTCTTCTTTTTACCAATTTTTATTGCAATGTCTTGTGCAAAACGTTTAAAAGCTAGTCCATATTTAGCAGTGGCATTAGCTGCAACACTTGTTTCAAGTTCAATCAATGATGTGGCTGGTTTAAGTATTTTCGGTATTCAGCTACCACAAATGGTTTATGCGAATTCTTTTATACCAATTATTTTAGCTGTTTGGTTTATGGGACAATTAACAGTCTTATTAAAGAAATATGTCCCTAAATTTTTACAGTACTTTTTAAATCCATTGTTGATCATGGTGATTTGTTTGCCTGTGACGTTGCTGATTTTTGGACCAATTGGCATTTGGATCGGTGATGGTATTGGCTGGTTCTTTGAAGTACTTCATAATACGTTTGGCAGTTGGATCGTGGTAATGCTGTATGCAGCCTTTCAGCCATTTTTGATTATGTTGGGTGCAGGGAATTTCATGATGCCGTTAGCATTGAATTTTGTGAATAAAATGGGGTATGATCCGATCTTTTTGGCAGCGGCAACCATTTCTGATTTAGCAGTATCAGGTGCCATGTTAGGATATTTTTTAAGAGCGAAAGACTCCAAACAAAAGCAATTATTTGGAACAGTTAGCTTCAGTGCTTTAATGGGGGTTACCGAACCTGCGATATATGGTGCGTTTATTAAATTTAGAAGACCTTTTATTGCCGTTATGATCGGTGGTGGACTGGGAGGTTTGTTTGCAGGATTAATGAATGTTAAAACGTATTCTATCGTTTGGGGCTTGATGGGGTTACCATCTTATGCGGATAATCAAGATTTTTCTAACTTAGTTTTTATGATTATTAGTGTTGTGATCGGTTTTGTTACAGCAGCAGTCGCAGCTTATATTTTAGGGATTCCTCAAGAGGAGAAATCAGTTCAGGCTAAAGAAGCACCCAAAGAAGAAGTTCTGGAAAAAACGATTGAATTTAAGAAGGTTCCATTATCTTCTGCTGTTGAAGGAAAAGTAGTTCCTTTAGCTGAAATTAATGATCAAGCATTTTCAACAGGTGCTTTAGGTAAAGGATTAGGAATCATTCCGACAGATAACAAGGTCCTTGCGCCAGTTTCTGGCGAAGTTTCTGCTGTATTTCCAACAAAACATGCTATTGGGATAAAAACAGAAGAGGGAGTAGAGGTGCTGATCCATATTGGTATTGATACCGTAGAACTGGATGGGAAGCATTTTGATACGATCGTAGAACAAGGCGCGATCATAGAAAAAGGGCAATTGTTATCTACAGTTGATTTTGCAGGAATTCAAAAAGATGGTTATGACCCAACAGTGATAGTGGTCGTGACGAATACAATGGATTATCTAGATGTGATTCCAGTAGCTCAAGAAAATTTATTTACTACGGATGAGTGTTTAACAGTTATTCTGTAA
- a CDS encoding PRD domain-containing protein, with translation MKVSQILNNNVAIVSRGNNEVIVYAKGLAFRKKVGQVIYENEIEKTYVLDSNDMLEHFSYLLSHSDANHITLVNQIIAYGEEKLGEKSNDYLSLTLLDHIEFALKRAAKGQFIRSPLTWEVKKFYPQHFDIGMYALNLINEQFQLTFPEDEAVSIALHFVNLQEDKNNLDETIRSMESLRDILSIIQYHFQIKLDEGSMNYMRLMTHLQYFIQRIMAKNSYEESDTILNEQIKLMYASSFECVQKIRVYIKQKYACDLTIDEETYLMLHIHRVTNRSQKERT, from the coding sequence GTGAAAGTAAGTCAAATTTTAAACAACAATGTAGCAATTGTAAGTCGTGGAAACAATGAGGTTATTGTTTATGCTAAAGGATTGGCCTTTAGAAAAAAAGTCGGACAGGTAATCTACGAAAATGAGATTGAAAAGACCTATGTTCTAGATTCAAATGATATGTTAGAGCATTTTAGTTATTTGTTGTCCCATTCTGATGCCAATCACATTACTTTAGTCAATCAAATTATTGCTTACGGAGAAGAAAAGTTGGGTGAAAAATCAAATGATTATCTCAGTTTGACTTTACTAGATCATATTGAATTTGCATTGAAACGTGCAGCCAAAGGACAATTTATTCGCAGCCCGCTAACATGGGAAGTAAAGAAATTTTATCCGCAGCATTTTGACATTGGTATGTATGCATTGAACTTGATCAATGAACAATTTCAACTGACATTTCCAGAAGATGAAGCCGTTTCGATCGCGTTACACTTTGTCAATCTGCAGGAGGATAAGAATAATCTAGACGAAACGATCCGCTCTATGGAAAGTTTAAGAGATATCTTATCGATCATTCAGTACCATTTTCAAATCAAATTAGATGAAGGCTCTATGAATTATATGAGACTGATGACCCATCTGCAATATTTTATTCAACGAATCATGGCTAAAAATAGTTATGAAGAAAGTGACACGATTTTAAATGAGCAAATTAAATTGATGTATGCCAGTTCATTTGAATGCGTGCAGAAAATCAGAGTCTATATCAAGCAAAAGTACGCCTGTGATCTAACGATCGATGAAGAAACCTATCTTATGCTCCATATCCATCGAGTGACGAATCGGAGTCAAAAAGAGAGGACATAA
- a CDS encoding glycoside hydrolase family 1 protein has protein sequence MSGFPQNFLWGGATAANQFEGAFLEDGKGWSTADTARFIKANGISMAELLRPTTKADVEFAMNDKEGVYPKRHGIDFYHRYKEDIALFAEMGFKTFRLSISWPRIFPNGDELEPNEAGLAFYDAVFDECLKYDIEPLVTISHYEFPLSLTFKQNGWESRDTIEAFERYARVLFNRYKDKVKYWLTFNEINIIGMTGYLSGGILADGQKNMLQAQYQAAHHQFIASALAVKACHEIIPDAQIGCMLARMEAYPETCNPLDVMESVNSDHTNLFYSDVQIRGYYPRYMNKFFRDHNITIKKEAGDDQILREGTVDFMSFSYYMSSIASHKKDGETTGGNLLGSKKNPYLEASDWGWQIDPVGLRVTLHKLYDRYQIPLFIVENGLGAKDVVEADGSIHDSYRIDYLRSHIEQMEQAIDEGVDLMGYTPWGCIDLVSASTSEMSKRYGFIYVDLDDEGKGTLDRSRKDSFYWYKKVIETNGANLE, from the coding sequence ATGAGTGGATTTCCACAAAATTTTTTATGGGGCGGCGCAACAGCAGCTAATCAATTTGAAGGGGCATTTTTAGAAGATGGTAAAGGCTGGTCAACGGCTGATACAGCAAGATTTATCAAAGCAAATGGAATCAGTATGGCAGAACTGTTAAGACCAACGACAAAAGCAGATGTTGAATTTGCGATGAACGATAAAGAAGGCGTTTATCCTAAACGACATGGAATCGATTTTTATCATAGATATAAAGAAGATATCGCATTATTTGCCGAAATGGGTTTCAAAACGTTCCGTTTATCGATTTCTTGGCCGCGGATTTTTCCAAATGGGGATGAATTAGAGCCAAACGAAGCCGGTCTCGCATTTTACGATGCAGTTTTTGATGAATGTTTGAAATATGATATTGAGCCGTTAGTGACGATTTCTCATTATGAGTTTCCTTTAAGTCTAACGTTTAAACAAAATGGCTGGGAAAGTCGCGACACGATTGAAGCTTTTGAACGTTATGCTCGTGTCTTGTTCAATCGTTACAAAGATAAAGTGAAATACTGGCTGACCTTTAATGAAATCAATATCATCGGCATGACTGGCTATTTAAGTGGTGGTATTTTAGCTGATGGACAGAAAAATATGTTGCAAGCTCAATATCAAGCAGCGCACCATCAATTTATCGCAAGTGCTTTGGCAGTCAAAGCATGTCATGAAATTATTCCTGATGCACAAATCGGTTGTATGCTAGCGAGAATGGAAGCTTATCCTGAAACGTGTAATCCGCTAGATGTGATGGAAAGTGTCAATAGTGACCATACTAACTTGTTCTATTCAGATGTCCAAATTCGCGGCTACTATCCAAGATATATGAATAAATTTTTCCGTGATCATAATATTACCATCAAAAAAGAAGCGGGTGACGATCAAATTTTACGTGAAGGAACCGTTGATTTTATGTCATTCAGTTATTATATGAGTAGTATCGCTTCTCATAAGAAAGACGGAGAGACAACAGGGGGCAATCTGCTTGGTTCTAAGAAAAATCCATATCTAGAGGCAAGTGACTGGGGTTGGCAAATTGATCCAGTTGGACTTCGTGTAACCTTGCATAAGCTATATGATCGTTATCAAATTCCTTTGTTTATCGTGGAAAATGGTTTAGGAGCTAAAGATGTGGTTGAAGCAGACGGCAGTATTCATGATAGTTATCGTATTGATTATCTAAGAAGTCATATCGAACAAATGGAACAAGCCATCGATGAAGGTGTAGATTTGATGGGCTATACTCCTTGGGGCTGTATTGATTTAGTTAGTGCTAGTACTAGTGAGATGTCAAAACGTTATGGCTTTATTTACGTTGATTTAGATGATGAAGGGAAAGGCACGTTAGATCGTTCTCGTAAAGATTCTTTCTATTGGTATAAAAAAGTAATTGAAACAAATGGAGCCAATTTAGAGTAA
- a CDS encoding MurR/RpiR family transcriptional regulator, translating to MLDLFDFLHYLNTNKRDATYSRIIIYLFSHLTDIQILTITEIAERCFVSPATLTRFCRHFGISSFAALRESLVSLGTMKKHSGLRMKEHELTDLRSDPKSYLASYGTEIITAINDVQQTIDIAQVDQILADIHEAKEVILIGYSSTLELAKELQTSFLLSQKLIFVGETEETQEAFVTDLSKKSIVIVISSYGSLLNRSSELMRKISDSPAKSILLTQHTQNTLTNQFDLSINVTTTNYVRIGNYPLTFFLDYFARRYASLYQQI from the coding sequence ATGCTTGATCTATTTGATTTTCTCCATTATTTAAATACAAATAAACGAGATGCCACCTATTCTCGAATCATCATTTACCTTTTTTCTCATCTCACTGATATTCAGATACTGACCATTACTGAAATCGCTGAGCGCTGCTTTGTCTCGCCAGCAACACTAACACGATTCTGCCGTCACTTTGGGATATCAAGCTTTGCTGCTTTACGGGAATCTTTGGTTTCTTTAGGAACGATGAAAAAACACAGCGGTTTACGAATGAAAGAACATGAATTAACTGATCTAAGAAGTGATCCTAAAAGCTATCTTGCTTCATATGGAACTGAAATTATCACAGCAATAAACGATGTTCAACAAACAATCGATATTGCGCAAGTCGATCAGATATTAGCAGATATCCATGAAGCAAAAGAAGTCATTCTGATTGGCTATAGCTCAACTTTGGAATTAGCAAAAGAGCTGCAAACATCTTTTCTACTAAGTCAAAAGCTGATTTTTGTAGGTGAAACAGAGGAAACACAAGAAGCATTTGTTACAGATCTCAGTAAAAAATCAATTGTGATCGTTATTTCATCTTACGGCTCATTACTGAATCGCAGTAGTGAACTAATGAGAAAAATCAGTGATAGTCCAGCTAAATCGATTCTTTTGACCCAACATACACAAAATACACTGACCAATCAATTCGATTTATCTATTAACGTGACTACGACAAACTATGTGCGTATCGGTAATTATCCTTTAACATTTTTTCTGGATTATTTTGCACGACGATATGCAAGTTTGTATCAACAAATTTAG